One window of the Polypterus senegalus isolate Bchr_013 chromosome 18, ASM1683550v1, whole genome shotgun sequence genome contains the following:
- the LOC120518993 gene encoding Fc receptor-like protein 5 isoform X3, whose translation MQTSRLYWIVWLMAMTSLAYAEKPKATLKMRRPVHIGDTLTLNCSIEGVFTGWRYTWYKLNWTGGSDLLYETTEDTYTVQSVTQSDAGVYWCAGERDGRLQYSEPSNAVTLSIQEKRKVVLKMRSEKEVIYEGDNVTLECRIEGGLPGWRYHWFKSSWENKWMEITGTTADTYTMESVSFYDSREYWCWAVRDDPPDYSEVSNTVTVNLQGELNETLKTKNNGPLYVGGNVTLKCSFDSSFNDGGYNWRKWSWTEGMEQLYTGNAYIIPSVTQSDNGLYCCSDFSPSSHLIAVFLLSAQATQKVTLKIKNPKIPFYIGDNVTLECSSEGDLSGWTYRWYHWSHAGMWNELKNTTQDTYTLQSVAQSDGGKYWCYAFTDDPLHYTEFSNAVTLTVKGKRVTTGGSVGCSGHSPVQHRLEALEALSSCGCPVVLDEGNLTQVMKFNFLK comes from the exons AGAAACCAAAGGCGACACTGAAAATGAGGAGACCTGTGCACATTGGAGACACACTGACCCTGAACTGTAGCATTGAAGGGGTCTTTACTGGCTGGAGATACACCTGGTATAAACTGAACTGGACAGGAGGGAGTGATTTACTTTATGAAACCACTGAAGACACTTACACTGTCCAGTCTGTGACTCAGTCTGATGCTGGAGTGTACTGGTGTGCTGGTGAAAGAGATGGGCGTCTTCAATACTCTGAGCCCAGCAATGCTGTTACACTGAGTATTCAAG AGAAAAGAAAGGTTGTACTGAAGATGAGAAGTGAGAAAGAAGTGATTTACGAAGGTGACAATGTGACTCTGGAGTGCAGAATTGAGGGGGGTTTACCTGGCTGGAGATATCACTGGTTTAAAAGTAGCTGGGAAAACAAGTGGATGGAGATCACTGGCACCACTGCAGACACGTACACGATGGAGTCTGTGAGCTTCTATGACAGTAGAGAGTACTGGTGTTGGGCTGTCAGAGATGATCCACCTGATTACTCAGAGGTCAGCAATACTGTGACAGTGAATCTTCAAG GTGAATTAAATGAGACACTAAAAACGAAGAATAACGGACCCTTATACGTTGGAGGCAACGTGACTCTGAAATGCAGCTTTGACAGCAGCTTTAACGACGGGGGATATAACTGGAGGAAATGGAGCTGGACAGAAGGGATGGAACAGCTTTACACTGGAAACGCTTACATAATTCCGTCTGTGACTCAGTCCGATAATGGACTATACTGTTGTTCGGACTTTTCTCCATCGTCACATCTCATTGCTGTTTTTCTACTGAGTGCTCAAG CAACACAAAAAGTGACACTGAAGATAAAGAATCCGAAGATACCATTTTACATTGGTGACAACGTGACTCTGGAGTGCAGCAGTGAGGGTGACTTATCTGGCTGGACATATCGTTGGTACCACTGGAGCCATGCAGGCATGTGGAATGAGCTTAAGAATACCACTCAAGACACTTACACTCTCCAGTCTGTGGCTCAGTCCGATGGTGGAAAGTACTGGTGTTACGCTTTCACAGACGATCCCCTGCATTACACAGAGTTCAGCAATGCTGTGACACTGACTGTTAAAGGTAAGCGTGTGACAACAGGAGGGTCAGTGGGGTGCAGCGGTCATTCACCTGTGCAGCACAGACTGGAGGCACTAGAGGCCTTGTCTTCATGTGGCTGCCCAGTAGTTTTAGATGAGGGTAACTTAACTCAAGTGATgaagtttaactttttgaaatGA